GGCAACTGGATGCGGATCCGCAAGCCGCCCGGGTGGTCGCCGAACCCGACGTTGACAATGTGCGGGTGCTCCGGGTGCTCGACCACGCGGGGTTTCAGCGCATCACGGAGCTCGACCTGCCGAACAAGCGCGCCGCCCTCATGATCCGTGACCGATAGGGCCGACCAGCGCCGCCCCGAACCCGGACGACGGGCCGGTGCCATCTCCCGAAGGCGAGGAGCTTATGTTAGCCTACGCTAAGTTAATGACGCATGCGGTGGTCGTGCCGCCGCGGACTCCTCGCGGCGCATACAGCGACACGAAGCGAAAGGTAGCGTTGCATGCCGCGCACACTGGGGTGGATCAGACAGTTCCACGAACCGGATTTGCCCGAAAGCGTTCCGTTGCTGGTTTTTCCGCATGCTGGGGCTGGCGCGTCGGCGTACCGCGAATTTTCGAAAGCACTGCGCACGACATTCAAGGTCATTATTTTCCAGTACCCGGGACGGCAGGACCGGGCGGCTGAAGCGTCGTTGCAATCACTCCCCGAGATCGCCGCTGGAGCGTTCGGCGAATTCTGGACGTCGGAGCACAATCGCGGGATCCCGATCGTCACGTTTGGGCACAGCATGGGTGCGTTGGTCGCGTTCGAGTTTGTCCGTATCGCCGAAGCCAGCGGAATCGATGTGCGCCAGTTGAACGTCTCCGCGGCGGTTGCCCCTTGCCGCGCAGCGGCCAAGCCACCGCATCCCAAGGATGACGAGGGGATCCTCAACCATCTGGCGGCGCTGGAGGGAACTAGCACCGATGTGTTCACCGACCGCGAAATCATGAGACGGGCGCTTCCGGTGATCAAAGCCGATTACAACGCTTTTGACGTTTACTCCTGCGCCGACGACATCAAGGTAGCGGCTCCGGTACACGCGATGGGCGGTGATCAGGACCCCTATATCACGATGGGCGATCTGTACGGATGGGGCAAACATACCGACACCCTCAAGGTCACGATGTTCGACGGCGGACACTTCTACCTGGAATCGCACATAGGCGCCGTCGCGGAGTTGTTGGCGTCTAGTGCGCACCGCGAGCAGACGGCGTGAGCAGCGACGACCCGATCGTCATTTCCGGAATGGCCGTCGAGGCGCCCGGGGGAATCGACAGTCCCGCAGCCTTGTGGTCCGCACTTGCCGAAGCCAGGGAACTGATTGCCCCCTTTCCGCGCGATCGCGGCTGGCCGATCGACGATCTCCTTTCGGTGTCCGAGCTAGACAGCTGGGGGCCGGTATTCGACGCGGGCGGATTCCTCGACGGCGCAACAACATTCGACCCGCCTTTCTTCGGTATCACGCATCGCGAGGCCCTCGTGATGCAGCCCCAGCAACGGGTGGCGATGCGCGTGGCGTGGAAGGCACTGGAGAATTCGGGGATAAACCCCGGTGCGCTGGACGGCGACGACGTCGGCTGTTTCGTCGGGATGTCCCCGATGGAGTACGGCCCGCGTGCAGCCGTAGCCGATGCCCACAGCGGGCATCGGATCGCCAGCCTAGGCCAGCTGGGGGCCGCCGGGCGTATCTCGCACTGCCTTGGACTGTCCGGGCCATCGATGTGTATCGATTCGGCGTGTGCGTCGTCGTTGACCGCACTACACCTGGCAGCCACGGCGGTGCGGACGGGCGAGTGCGAATGGGCGCTTGCCGGCGCGGCGTGCGTCATGGGGTCACCGGGAGCTTTCTACGAGTTCGCAAGGCTCAATGCGCTTTCCACTGACGGGCATTGCCGCGCCTACTCGGAGGACGCCAGCGGCACCGTGTGGGGGGAAGGCGCGGGGATGGTCGTTGTCGAATCTGAATCCCGCGCACGCCGACTGGGACACCGGATCTATGGACGCATCCTGGCCGTCCGCACCAACCACAACGGCAAAGGCAAGCCGATCCTCGTACCCCGGGTGCGCGCGCAAGAGCAGCTCATCCGCAAGACAATTGACGCGGCGGGGATCGATCCGGCCGAAGTCGGAATGATCGAAGGGCACGGCACCGCGACCCGCGCGGGCGACCCGGTGGAATTGCTGGCCCTTTTCAAGACCTACGGCGCGGCGGGATCCGAGGCGCGGCTGGGCTCGTTGAAGTCGAACGCCGGGCACGCGCAAGCGGCATCCGGAATCCTCGGACTGATCAAACTGTTACTCGCCGGCCAGCACGGTCAGATCCCACCAACGCTCTTCTCGGACAACCCCACCGAGACGGTGGACTGGGACCTGACAGGCCTGCGATTGGCGACAAAACTGCACCAGTGGGAGCCCATAGGCGACGTCCGCTACGGCGCGGTCTCATCGTTCGGCGCCGGTGGCGCCAACGCGCATGCGATCATCGCGATGCCCGCAAGTTCCCTGGAGTGAATAGTGGCACCTCTTACCTACCGGCTTCCGAACGACACCATTCCCGTCCTGTTATCGGCCGAAACCCGCGAATTACTACGGTATGAGGCTGTCGCCCTCCTTTCTTATGCCGCAGACCATCCCGAGGTGACACCCGACCGGATCGCCGAAATGCTGTTTCGGACGCGGATCGCGCGCCGGCACCAAGCCCTAGTCATGGTGAGCCAGCGCGACGAGTTGATCAGCGCCCTGCACGCGGTTATCGATGAATACGAACATCCTTCGTTGGTGCGCACCAATACACCCGCCAGCACCCGCCGGCTCGCCTACGTTTTTCCCGGGCAGGGAGGCCAACGACCGGGGATGGGGCGGCTCTTTTACGAATCGATACCGGCATTCCGAACCGAGGCAGATCGCTGTGCCGAGGCATTCCAGACGCAGTTCGGCGAGTCGCCGCTGAAATACCTTCTCGACGACAAATTTCCAGCCGAAGACAGTTCGGGCGTCGTCCAGCCCGCGTTGTTCACCCAGATGGCCGGCCTGGCCGCGATGTGGCGATCATTCGGCATTGCGCCCAACGTCACCATCGGGCACAGCCAAGGCGAGATCGCCGCAGCCTACGTATCCGGGATGACCACTTTGGCAGATGCCGCGCTCGTCGTCGGGCTCCGTGCACGTGCCGCCGACGAGTTCGCCTCCGGTGATTACGCCATGGCCGTTGTCGCCGCCGACCGTGACACCTGCGAGGACTTACTCGCACGTTGCTCGGGCTGGGCGCAGCTGTCGGTGGTGAATTCCCCGAGCATGGTGGGCATTTCAGGCGATCAAGAGACGGTGCAGGGCATCGTGGACACGTTGACCGAGCGCGGCACGTTCGCGCGCGTCATTCGCGTGCAGTATCCCGCGCACAGCAGCTTGATCCATGAGCTCGCCGCTTCGGTACGTGCGTCCATGCAGCGCCAACTGCAGAATGCGAAGTTCCTCGACACCGACATCGACTGCCTCGGAGGCACTCTCGGCGGCCCCATCATGCCTGAGCTGCCGGTCGACGAATATTGGTTCTGGAACCTGCGCAACACCGTTCGCTTCGACAAAGCGATTGCGACCGCGGTGCGGCACGGCATCGATACTTTCGTCGAACTAGCCGAACATCCGACGCTGCAGTTGGCGATTCACGAGAATCTCGCCCTCCAGGCGGACGAACGCGAGGCGGTGGTGGTCGGCACGTCGGAGCGAACCGCCACCGATTTGGGCGAGTTCACCCGCGGCCTCGCGCAGGTGGCAGTACACGACCTCGACTATTCGTGGGAGTGCTTGCGCACCGAATCTGACGGCCACGTCCGGCTGCCGTTACGCGATTTCCCCAACACCCGGATGAACGAGACGCGGCTGTGGCTGCCGTATAACGAGGTTCTGCCCGTGCGTGCCCGCCAATCATCCGCTGTCACACCCGTTGCCGCAGTGACTGATTCGGCGCGCAGCCGAGCCGCAGAAGCCATACCGGCTCGCCTTCTCGTCGAGGAGTGGGTTCGGCTGTCGCAACGCTCACTGATGCCGCCGCGCGCCCTCGGAATCGTGGATCACACCGGAGCCTGCGGGGACCTGGCCACCACCTTATGCGTCGTGGCCGAAGAAATCGGCGCCACGGCTCGCATGATCAACACCGAAAGCAGCGCCGCCAGCGGCGATCTTAATACGCTCGTCATCCTGGTTCCGCAATCGCCCGAACTGGACGACGCCGCCGCAGCAGCCGAGGTCGCGACATTCTTTGCCGACCGCAGCTGGTGGCCGGGGATACACGACGCGGTCACCGACTGCTGGCTCGTAACAGTCGGCGGTGAGACGGTTGTTGCAGACGATGCGCCGCCGGACCCGGTTCACGCGGCAGCCAGCGCAGGGTTTCGCAGCATAGGTGCCGACTATCCAGGCATTGGATTCCGACACCTCGATCTCCCGCGCGGAATGACGGCGTCAGACTCGACACACGCAATCCTCACGGCGCTGCACACGGCTGAAGAATCCGAGCTGGCATTCCGCAACGGCGGCCTCTACGCCAAGCGCATCGCCGAGAGCGACACCTCCGCCGGCGACTGCGACACAGCACCCCCTGAGCATGTGCTCATCATCGGGGGAACAGGAAATCTCGGGCTCGAATTCTGCGAGCACTTCGCGCACTGCGGCGCGCAGCGAATCACTTTGGTAAGCAGATCGGGCGAGACGGCTGCCGTCGCAGATCGACTGCAGCGCATTCGTTCGGCCGCAGCGACGCCGATCCATGTCACTAGGTGCGACGTGGGCGACCAAGCAGCGGTCTCGCGACTGGCTGCCGAAAACCAAAGCGTGCCTGCGGATCTGATCATCCATGCCGCCGTAGAGTATTCGGCTGTCGAATTCCTGGACATCACCACCGAGAAAGTCGACCAGGCATTACGCGCCAAAGTTGTTGGCATCTGCCGCATATTAGGGACGTTCCCCAGGACAGACAACTGTCGGGTAGTCCTATGCTCCTCGGCCAGGGCGACGATCGGCGGCCGGGGACAGGTCGTCTACGCGGCGGCCAATCGGATACTCGACGCTATGGCGCACCGACTCCGAGCCGAGGGTTTGGACTGCGTGTCCGTGCAGTGGGGACAGTGGACCGTCCATTTTGATCTCGATGACGCCAGCATGGCGCAGCTGGCCGCCATCGGCGTCGTCCCGATGTCTCCCGCCGACGCAATCGCTTTGGGAATGCGCCGACTTCCTGGAAATGCCATCGTCGCGGCATTCGACTTCACTCGCGCACGATCAGTCCTGGAGGTCTACGGCTACGGCCCGCTGTTGTCCCAGCTGACCTCGCCCGTCGCGGCAACTTCTATCGTCGAAGCTCCAGCCCCCGTCGAGGAGACAGGTCTACCCCGACGATTGGTAAACCTGCTAGCCGAAGCCATCGGTGTCGACCGCACCGAGACGATTGACACCACCGCCCCCATGGTCGCGATCGGCCTGGATTCCCTGCAGGCACTGGAGTTACGCCGCCGTGTGAAGGCCGAATTCAATCACGATCTAGAGGTCTCGGACCTTCTCGGAGGGGCATCCCTTGCAGACGTTCTGACGCAGTTGGGCGGGCCGCGAGCTGCACCTTGACCAGGAACTAATTCCTGTGCGTCGCGTCGATTCGGCCGCCGGACTGCATGCCGGCCCGATGCGACTCGAGAAATGGGCGCTTCGCTTCGCAGTGAGGCCGTCAACCAGCCGTTGGTGGTCCGTGCCATCTTTCGATCGGGGCAATATTTTCGGCGAAATGTGGTTATGCCAAATGAACCTTCGTCCCCGTGAGCTCGGCAGCGCGTTCGTTCGGGATGTTGACACTTGGACAGATACCCTATGGGGGTATATTGTTGATTGAAACGGCTTTCGACGTGAAAGGAGCCGACATGAGCACCGTCACAGTCAGGGTTGCGGGAATGACCTGCGCCCATTGCGCATCCTCAGTACATGATGAGGTCGGCAGCATCGCCGGCGTCACCGCAGTCGACGTCGATTTGTCAACTGGCAAGGTCACCGTGGAGAGCGACAACCCAGTCGACAACGACGCGCTCAAGGCCGCCGTCGAAGAGGCCGGATACCAGCTCGCCGGCTGAGGCAAACCCTCAACTGTGTGCGACCCCCGTCGAACGGTCCGCCGGCCCGCTAGCAGGCCGGGCCTCTAAAGGAGAGCAGTGTGCGTCCCGTCATCGAGACAACACCCATCGGCCACGTCGAGCTGCTGATCGACGGCATGACCTGCGCGTCGTGCGCGGCCCGAATTGAGAAGAAGCTCAACAAGCTTGACGGCGTCACCGCGACGGTCAACTACGCAACGGAAAGGGCCAGCGTGGCCTACGTCGGCGATGTCTCGCCCGATCAGCTGGTGGCCGCGGTCGAGGAGGCCGGCTACACGGCGGCGCTTCCCCAGCAGAAGGCGGCCGATGGTGACCCGAACGAGCAGCCCGACGGCGACCCCACGGCATCGCTACGGCAGCGGCTCCTGGTTTCGCTGGTGCTGACCGTGCCGGTGATCGTGATGGCAATGGTCCCCCCGCTGCAGTTCGCCAACTGGCAATGGCTGTCGCTGACGCTTGCTGCTCCAGTTGTGGTGTGGGGGGCGTGGCCGTTCCATCGGGCCGCGTGGGCCAACCTGCGCCACCGCACCGCGACGATGGACACGCTGATCTCGATGGGCACGCTCGCCGCGTTGGGCTGGTCAGTCTATGCGCTGTTCTGGGGCACTGCCGGAATGCCTGGCATGAGGCACGCCTTCGAGTTCACCGTCACGCGTACCGACGGTGCCGGGAACATCTATCTCGAGGCCGCCGCCGGTGTCACAACCTTCATCCTGGCTGGCCGGTTCTTCGAGGCCCGAGCCAAGCGGAGGGCCGGCGCCGCGCTGCGTGCGCTGCTCGGCCTCGGCGCCAAGGACGTCGCTGTGCGCAAAGGCGGTCTGGAGCAACGCATTCCGATCGAACAACTGGCAGTGGGCGACGAGTTTGTGGTGCGGCCGGGGGAGAAAATCGCCACCGACGGCGTCGTCGTCGAGGGCGCTTCGGCGGTGGACGCATCGATGCTGACCGGCGAATCGGTGCCGGTGGAGGTTCGGCCCGACGACCACCTCATCGGGGCCACCATCAACGTCGGCGGCCGACTCGTGGTGCGGGCCAACCGGATCGGCTCCGACACCCAACTGGCGCAGATGGCCAGGCTGGTCGAGGAGGCGCAAACCGGAAAGGCGAACGCGCAGCGGCTGGCCGACAAGATCTCGGCCATCTTCGTGCCGATCGTCATCGTGTTGTCGGTGGCGACGCTGGGATTGTGGATGGTCGTCGGCGGGTCGATCGGCGCGGCGTTCACGGCTGCCGTCGCAGTATTGATCATCGCCTGCCCCTGCGCACTGGGCCTGGCCACGCCGACCGCTCTGATGGTCGGCACCGGCCGCGGAGCCCAGCTCGGCATCCTCATCAAGGGTCCCGAGGTGCTGGAATCGACGCGACGCATCGACACCATCGTCCTCGACAAGACCGGCACGGTAACCACCGGCGCGATGGCCCTGATCGATGTGATCACCGACGACGGCGAACAGCCCGATCAGGTGCTCCGGGTCGCCGGCGCGCTGGAGGCTGCCTCCGAACATCCCATCGCCACCGCGATCGCAAAAGCGGCACGCGAGAAGCTCGGCGAGATTCCGGCCGTCGAGGAATTCACCAACCTCGAGGGGCTCGGTGTCCAAGGTGTGGTCGACGGCCACGCGGTGATGGTAGGCCGCGAACGACTGCTGGCGGACTGGTCGCAGCACCTGCCGGAGAAGCTCGCTGAGTCCATGCGGGCGGCCGCGTCGCAAGGTAAAACCGCCGTCGCAGTTGGCTGGGATGGCAGGCCACGTGGCGTGCTCGTGGTTGCCGACGCGGTCAAATCGACGTCGGCCGAGGCCATCAGCCAATTACGCGCGCTTGGATTGACACCGATCATGCTCACCGGCGACAACCAGGCCGCCGCTGACACAGTCGCCCGTCAGGTCGGCATCGACCGCGTGATCGCGGAGGTGCTGCCCCAGGACAAGGTCGATACCATCAAGCGGCTGCAGGCTGACGGCAAGGTGGTGGCCATGGTCGGCGACGGCGTCAACGACGCTGCCGCGCTGGCCCAGGCCGACCTCGGACTGGCGATGGGTACCGGCACCGATGTCGCCATCGAGGCCAGTGACCTGACTCTGGTCCGCGGCGACTTGCGCGCGGTTCCCGACGCAATCCGGCTGTCGCGCAAGACGCTGGCCACGATCAAGGGAAACCTGTTCTGGGCCTTCGCCTACAACGTCGCCGCGCTGCCGCTCGCCGCCGCCGGGCTGCTCAACCCGATGCTGGCCGGCGCCGCGATGGCGCTCTCGTCGGGGTTCGTCGTCAGTAATAGCTTGCGGCTCCGTCGGTTTCAGCCGGGTATCCGGTGATCCCTCGAGCGTCTTGACAGTTACAGCGAGGCCAGGAGCTTCTGCATGGTGTCGATTTCCTGCTGCTGGCTGGCGACGATCGAGCGGGCCATCGCCGTCGCCGCAGGATATCCGCCGGAATTGACCTCGTCCTGGGCCATGGCGATCGCGCCCCGATGATGTTGGATCATCTGCGTCAAGAACAGCTTGCTGGCCTCCACGCCTTGGGCGTTCTTTAGCGCGGCAATGTCCTCGTCGGACATCCCGCTCATACCCGGCATGGTGCTCTGAGTGGGCATCATGCTCTGGCTGGGCATCATCGTCTGGCTCGGCGTCCCCCACTGGCCCAACCAAGTCTGCATCTGTTCAATCTCGGGCCCTTGAGCTGCCTTGATCTGATTCGCCAGATCCACGACACGGGAATCGATCCCTTGCTTACCCAACACGATGTCGCTCATCTCAATGGCCTGCTGATGATGCGGAATCATGTGCTGCGCGAACACGACATCAGCCTGCTTATGGCCGTCGGGGGCCGACGCTGAAGTCGGTGCGCCCTTTGTGGGGCCAGCCTGGTCATTGCCGGAGTTACTACATGCGCCGACGCCGACCAGCGCCGCCAACGCCGCGACAGCCGCCGCCAGAGTCCTGATTCTCATCACAACAAGCCCTTTCCTCCGTTTTCGCGGCCGCCCCCCGGCGCTCTGGCGATGCGCTGACTTGTCGACCGCTGCACGACAGCTACAAGTCTGCCCGCAGCCGCTTTGGCTCAATCAGGCGCTTCGACGAAATTCGATAAAGACCGTATCCGGTCGACGATGCTCCTGAGGAACGGTCGTATTGCTACAGCATCCCGATAGAACCAGTTGACCGGCATACACCGAATCGCGGCGGCGGACGGCATTCTCGTTCAGCGAATGAATCCGGCTGTACCGCCAAGGGCAGTGCAGGGGCATCAACACCTCACAACCCATCATGGCTGTGCGGCGACTGACGGCGGCTGAACGCGATTTCTCGGACCAGGCGCCAAACCCTTTGTGAGTTCTTGCGTCATGTGCAAGTTAATCTGTATTTCGCTCTGTTCGTTGACGTGGGAGCGCTTGCAAACGTGTGAGGCCGTCCCCTCAGCAGTCGGGACCGTCTCATTAGGTCGCCTTCCTTCGTGGTACCGGCACTGCCCGAAGGATCGCGATTTGTTTGCTGCTCGGCTGGCTACCCCCATACGACGCGCACCGGAGCCGTCGATGCCCTCGCGGCCATGAAAGCGATCGGAGGAGAACGTGGACTTCGCAGTACTACCGCCGGAGGTTAACTCCGCGCGGATGTACGCCGGTCCGGGCTCGGGACCAATGCTGGCCGCCGCCATGGCCTGGGACGAATTGGCCGCCGCGCTGCAGTCGACGGCGGACTCCTACCAGGCGGAGATCACCGCCCTGACCTCCGGCCCGTGGGTCGGCCCGTCGGCTGCGGCCATGACCGCGGCGATCGCCCCCTATCTGGAGTGGATGCGGACCACCGGCGCCCAGGCCGAAGAAACCGCCACCAAGGCCCGGGCCGCGGCCTTCGCCTACGAGACGGCCTTTGCCGAGACGGTGCCACCCCCGGTCATCACGGCGAACCGCACCCTGCTGGCGTCCCTCGTCGCGACCAACTTCCTCGGGCAGAACACGCCGGCGATCGCCACGACCGAGACCGAGTATGCCGAGATGTGGGCGCGTGACACCGCGGCGATGTTCGGCTACGCGGGTTCTACGGCGTCGGCGACCAGGCTGACGCCGTTTGTCGAGCCGGATCAGACCACCACCTCCGGTGCCGATCAATCCGGAGCCGTGGCACAGGCCACCGGCACCGCCGCCGGGAGCGCACGCAATGCCGTTGGACAGCAATCGCTCTCGGCGGTACCCAACATGCTGAGCAGAGCTGCAGTGGGACCAACTGCCGTCGACCCGTCGGTGACGGACGTGCTGGGCGTGGAGAGCGATCTGATCACGGTCTTTCTCAACGGGCCCGCCAGCGTCGCTGGACTCGGCACGGTAACACCCTTCGGTACGACGACTCTTCCCTTCAACATTGCCGGCGCGCTAACCGGTTTCCACACCGATGACATCGTCAGCGGCTGGGCCGGTGTGCAGTCCTGGCCGGGGGCGGGCGCGGTGCCGCCATCGCCATTCCCGGTCATCACGAACCCGGCGGGCGGGTTTGGAACTCTGGCGTCAGCGGGGCTCGGTGAGGCCAACACCGTCGGCGGCCTGTCGGTACCGCCCGGGTGGACAGCCGCCGCCCCGGCGATACGACCGGCCGCCTTGGCGTTGCCGGCGACCAGCGCCGGCGCCGCCGCCGAAGCCGCTGCCGCGGCCGCCCCCAGCGGCACCGGGAGCCTGTTCGGCGAGATGGCGGTGGCGAGCATGGCCGGGCGCGCGATGGCCGGCACGAGCGCGTTGGGTCGGGAGCGAAGCCGGGCCGAGACGGCGAAATCCCCGCGCGACCCGAACAAGAAGGACAAGACAAACGCCCCGCAGGTTTCGCCGGTCGGAGCGATCAACATCGCTGCCGAGCTCCGCGAGCTGGCGTCGCTGCGTGCCGCCGGAATCCTCACGCAGCAAGAATTCGACGAACAGAGAATGCGCCTGCTGCCAACATGATCCAGGCCCATGCCATGTGTTCGTTACCCGGCGCTTAATGCCTCGCGAAGGGTTGAGCGACGTGTGCT
The sequence above is drawn from the Mycobacterium marseillense genome and encodes:
- a CDS encoding polyketide synthase, with product MSSDDPIVISGMAVEAPGGIDSPAALWSALAEARELIAPFPRDRGWPIDDLLSVSELDSWGPVFDAGGFLDGATTFDPPFFGITHREALVMQPQQRVAMRVAWKALENSGINPGALDGDDVGCFVGMSPMEYGPRAAVADAHSGHRIASLGQLGAAGRISHCLGLSGPSMCIDSACASSLTALHLAATAVRTGECEWALAGAACVMGSPGAFYEFARLNALSTDGHCRAYSEDASGTVWGEGAGMVVVESESRARRLGHRIYGRILAVRTNHNGKGKPILVPRVRAQEQLIRKTIDAAGIDPAEVGMIEGHGTATRAGDPVELLALFKTYGAAGSEARLGSLKSNAGHAQAASGILGLIKLLLAGQHGQIPPTLFSDNPTETVDWDLTGLRLATKLHQWEPIGDVRYGAVSSFGAGGANAHAIIAMPASSLE
- a CDS encoding thioesterase II family protein; the protein is MPRTLGWIRQFHEPDLPESVPLLVFPHAGAGASAYREFSKALRTTFKVIIFQYPGRQDRAAEASLQSLPEIAAGAFGEFWTSEHNRGIPIVTFGHSMGALVAFEFVRIAEASGIDVRQLNVSAAVAPCRAAAKPPHPKDDEGILNHLAALEGTSTDVFTDREIMRRALPVIKADYNAFDVYSCADDIKVAAPVHAMGGDQDPYITMGDLYGWGKHTDTLKVTMFDGGHFYLESHIGAVAELLASSAHREQTA
- a CDS encoding PPE family protein, SVP subgroup — translated: MDFAVLPPEVNSARMYAGPGSGPMLAAAMAWDELAAALQSTADSYQAEITALTSGPWVGPSAAAMTAAIAPYLEWMRTTGAQAEETATKARAAAFAYETAFAETVPPPVITANRTLLASLVATNFLGQNTPAIATTETEYAEMWARDTAAMFGYAGSTASATRLTPFVEPDQTTTSGADQSGAVAQATGTAAGSARNAVGQQSLSAVPNMLSRAAVGPTAVDPSVTDVLGVESDLITVFLNGPASVAGLGTVTPFGTTTLPFNIAGALTGFHTDDIVSGWAGVQSWPGAGAVPPSPFPVITNPAGGFGTLASAGLGEANTVGGLSVPPGWTAAAPAIRPAALALPATSAGAAAEAAAAAAPSGTGSLFGEMAVASMAGRAMAGTSALGRERSRAETAKSPRDPNKKDKTNAPQVSPVGAINIAAELRELASLRAAGILTQQEFDEQRMRLLPT
- the nbtC gene encoding nocobactin polyketide synthase NbtC is translated as MAPLTYRLPNDTIPVLLSAETRELLRYEAVALLSYAADHPEVTPDRIAEMLFRTRIARRHQALVMVSQRDELISALHAVIDEYEHPSLVRTNTPASTRRLAYVFPGQGGQRPGMGRLFYESIPAFRTEADRCAEAFQTQFGESPLKYLLDDKFPAEDSSGVVQPALFTQMAGLAAMWRSFGIAPNVTIGHSQGEIAAAYVSGMTTLADAALVVGLRARAADEFASGDYAMAVVAADRDTCEDLLARCSGWAQLSVVNSPSMVGISGDQETVQGIVDTLTERGTFARVIRVQYPAHSSLIHELAASVRASMQRQLQNAKFLDTDIDCLGGTLGGPIMPELPVDEYWFWNLRNTVRFDKAIATAVRHGIDTFVELAEHPTLQLAIHENLALQADEREAVVVGTSERTATDLGEFTRGLAQVAVHDLDYSWECLRTESDGHVRLPLRDFPNTRMNETRLWLPYNEVLPVRARQSSAVTPVAAVTDSARSRAAEAIPARLLVEEWVRLSQRSLMPPRALGIVDHTGACGDLATTLCVVAEEIGATARMINTESSAASGDLNTLVILVPQSPELDDAAAAAEVATFFADRSWWPGIHDAVTDCWLVTVGGETVVADDAPPDPVHAAASAGFRSIGADYPGIGFRHLDLPRGMTASDSTHAILTALHTAEESELAFRNGGLYAKRIAESDTSAGDCDTAPPEHVLIIGGTGNLGLEFCEHFAHCGAQRITLVSRSGETAAVADRLQRIRSAAATPIHVTRCDVGDQAAVSRLAAENQSVPADLIIHAAVEYSAVEFLDITTEKVDQALRAKVVGICRILGTFPRTDNCRVVLCSSARATIGGRGQVVYAAANRILDAMAHRLRAEGLDCVSVQWGQWTVHFDLDDASMAQLAAIGVVPMSPADAIALGMRRLPGNAIVAAFDFTRARSVLEVYGYGPLLSQLTSPVAATSIVEAPAPVEETGLPRRLVNLLAEAIGVDRTETIDTTAPMVAIGLDSLQALELRRRVKAEFNHDLEVSDLLGGASLADVLTQLGGPRAAP
- a CDS encoding DUF305 domain-containing protein, encoding MRIRTLAAAVAALAALVGVGACSNSGNDQAGPTKGAPTSASAPDGHKQADVVFAQHMIPHHQQAIEMSDIVLGKQGIDSRVVDLANQIKAAQGPEIEQMQTWLGQWGTPSQTMMPSQSMMPTQSTMPGMSGMSDEDIAALKNAQGVEASKLFLTQMIQHHRGAIAMAQDEVNSGGYPAATAMARSIVASQQQEIDTMQKLLASL
- a CDS encoding heavy metal translocating P-type ATPase, with the protein product MTCASCAARIEKKLNKLDGVTATVNYATERASVAYVGDVSPDQLVAAVEEAGYTAALPQQKAADGDPNEQPDGDPTASLRQRLLVSLVLTVPVIVMAMVPPLQFANWQWLSLTLAAPVVVWGAWPFHRAAWANLRHRTATMDTLISMGTLAALGWSVYALFWGTAGMPGMRHAFEFTVTRTDGAGNIYLEAAAGVTTFILAGRFFEARAKRRAGAALRALLGLGAKDVAVRKGGLEQRIPIEQLAVGDEFVVRPGEKIATDGVVVEGASAVDASMLTGESVPVEVRPDDHLIGATINVGGRLVVRANRIGSDTQLAQMARLVEEAQTGKANAQRLADKISAIFVPIVIVLSVATLGLWMVVGGSIGAAFTAAVAVLIIACPCALGLATPTALMVGTGRGAQLGILIKGPEVLESTRRIDTIVLDKTGTVTTGAMALIDVITDDGEQPDQVLRVAGALEAASEHPIATAIAKAAREKLGEIPAVEEFTNLEGLGVQGVVDGHAVMVGRERLLADWSQHLPEKLAESMRAAASQGKTAVAVGWDGRPRGVLVVADAVKSTSAEAISQLRALGLTPIMLTGDNQAAADTVARQVGIDRVIAEVLPQDKVDTIKRLQADGKVVAMVGDGVNDAAALAQADLGLAMGTGTDVAIEASDLTLVRGDLRAVPDAIRLSRKTLATIKGNLFWAFAYNVAALPLAAAGLLNPMLAGAAMALSSGFVVSNSLRLRRFQPGIR
- a CDS encoding heavy-metal-associated domain-containing protein, with product MSTVTVRVAGMTCAHCASSVHDEVGSIAGVTAVDVDLSTGKVTVESDNPVDNDALKAAVEEAGYQLAG